One Thermococcus kodakarensis KOD1 genomic window carries:
- a CDS encoding IS607-like element ISTko1 family transposase — protein MVVKEKLYTVKQASEILGVHPKTIQKWDKEGKIKTIRTPGGRRRIPESEIKRLLGISEEKGLIIGYARVSSHTQKDDLERQVEAIKQYAKERGWQVQILKDIGSGLNEKRKNYRKLLELVAKGEVSKVIITHPDRLTRFGFKTLEFFFKENGSEIIVINEKEKPPREELIEDLITIISHFAGKLYGMRSHKYKKLKKGMKKLIEEVEND, from the coding sequence ATGGTAGTGAAAGAGAAGCTTTACACGGTTAAGCAGGCGAGCGAAATCCTCGGAGTTCATCCAAAAACAATCCAAAAATGGGATAAGGAAGGGAAAATCAAAACCATTAGAACACCCGGCGGGCGAAGGAGAATACCAGAAAGCGAAATAAAAAGACTTCTCGGCATAAGCGAAGAAAAAGGCCTAATCATTGGCTATGCGAGAGTCTCAAGCCACACACAAAAAGACGACTTGGAAAGACAGGTTGAAGCTATCAAGCAATACGCAAAAGAACGAGGCTGGCAAGTCCAAATACTCAAAGACATCGGTTCAGGATTGAACGAGAAGAGGAAAAATTATCGCAAGCTCCTCGAACTCGTCGCAAAAGGAGAAGTCTCAAAAGTCATCATCACACATCCAGATAGGCTCACCCGCTTTGGCTTCAAAACTCTCGAATTCTTCTTCAAGGAAAACGGTTCAGAGATAATCGTAATCAACGAGAAAGAAAAACCCCCACGAGAAGAACTCATTGAAGACTTGATAACCATAATCTCGCACTTCGCTGGAAAGCTCTACGGAATGCGTTCTCACAAATACAAAAAGCTCAAGAAGGGCATGAAAAAACTAATCGAGGAGGTCGAGAATGACTAA
- a CDS encoding BMP family ABC transporter substrate-binding protein, whose protein sequence is MKKAVFALLLIGLVGFSVVASGCIGGGGGGSEKIKILYTYTGSFGDAAKGKQATQAQLQQGAWVIYQVAGGTGLGVFEAINDYLKANNKKMGPPFAIGVDSAQDWIKPGAIIASMMKRVDVGVYNAVKQAEENKFEGGVVELGLKEGGVKLSTIDDVKAMFNALPEDTKKKKLQELGFNSEDELFQFLEETRNQVPDWIWQAVDELQNKIINGEIVVPKATSKDQIEQLRNAEDWAAMENLAKEWAKNEPKAQTYFNETLNQRENTKKIAIVYDVGGRGDLSFNDMAYLGASRAAKDFGLQITELQSNSENDYLPNLRSLAKSGEYDIIIAVGFMMTNAVKQVAQEYPNQRFVIIDGYDPEMPHNVQMVLFKENEGSALAGALASLIALNDGKDTIGIVLGMEIPVLYKFEGGYRFGAYWGLDYYENHKK, encoded by the coding sequence ATGAAGAAAGCTGTCTTTGCCCTGTTGTTGATAGGGCTTGTGGGATTCAGCGTAGTGGCCAGCGGCTGTATCGGCGGTGGCGGAGGCGGATCCGAGAAGATAAAGATTCTGTACACGTACACGGGGTCCTTTGGAGACGCGGCCAAGGGTAAGCAAGCGACTCAAGCACAGCTCCAGCAGGGGGCCTGGGTGATCTACCAGGTTGCTGGAGGAACGGGTCTGGGCGTTTTTGAAGCCATTAACGATTATCTCAAGGCTAACAACAAGAAGATGGGTCCCCCGTTCGCTATTGGTGTTGATTCAGCCCAGGATTGGATCAAACCCGGTGCAATAATAGCAAGCATGATGAAGCGCGTTGATGTCGGTGTTTACAACGCCGTCAAACAGGCAGAAGAAAACAAGTTCGAGGGTGGCGTCGTTGAGCTCGGTCTCAAGGAGGGTGGCGTTAAGCTCTCCACAATAGACGATGTAAAGGCCATGTTCAATGCCCTCCCCGAAGACACCAAGAAGAAGAAGCTCCAGGAACTTGGCTTCAACAGCGAAGATGAGCTCTTCCAGTTCCTTGAGGAGACGAGAAACCAAGTTCCCGACTGGATATGGCAGGCCGTTGATGAGCTTCAGAACAAGATAATAAACGGGGAGATAGTTGTCCCCAAGGCCACAAGTAAGGACCAGATAGAGCAGCTCAGGAACGCCGAGGACTGGGCGGCTATGGAGAACCTCGCCAAGGAATGGGCAAAGAACGAGCCCAAGGCACAGACCTACTTCAACGAGACCCTCAACCAGAGGGAGAACACCAAGAAGATAGCGATCGTTTATGATGTTGGTGGCAGGGGTGACCTGAGCTTTAACGACATGGCCTACCTGGGCGCCTCAAGGGCCGCAAAGGACTTCGGACTTCAGATTACTGAGCTCCAGAGCAACAGCGAGAACGACTACCTCCCCAACCTCAGGAGCCTTGCCAAGAGCGGTGAGTACGACATAATCATCGCAGTCGGCTTCATGATGACCAACGCCGTAAAGCAGGTCGCTCAGGAGTACCCGAACCAGAGGTTCGTCATTATAGACGGCTACGATCCAGAAATGCCACACAACGTCCAGATGGTTCTGTTTAAGGAGAACGAGGGATCTGCCCTTGCGGGGGCTCTGGCTTCGCTCATAGCCCTCAACGACGGCAAAGATACCATCGGAATAGTCCTCGGCATGGAGATTCCGGTCCTCTACAAGTTCGAGGGAGGCTACCGCTTCGGTGCTTACTGGGGACTTGACTACTACGAGAACCACAAGAAGTGA
- a CDS encoding ABC transporter ATP-binding protein: MEEKTPILEMRDIVKVYPDGTKALHGVTVQVYEGEILGLLGENGAGKTTLMKILFGMLKPTNGKIFLRGKEVRFKSPADAIANGIGMVHQHFTLVDVFTALENIILGMEGHGLFSKIDLEKARGEIKALMDELNFQVPLDVPVENLPVGVQQRVEILKMLYRNVDILILDEPTAVLTPIEVKELFAVLRKLKAQGKTIIFISHKLNEVMEITDRVTVIRKGKVIGTVKTSEATPQLLARMMVGRDVVLRIQKPPKEPGNTVLKVENLWVKGDRGEEAVRGVSFEVRAGEIFGIAGVEGNGQSELIEAISGLRRVEKGRIYLNGVDITGKSPRDLYDMGFAHIPEDRTHMGLVIEMSVMENSILGMHWRKEFSRGFGLIDWGRVKKHASELIEEFEISAPGVNAPAKSLSGGNQQKLIVAREVSKKPEFIIAAQPTRGVDVASTEYIRNYLVKLRNENKAVLLVSADLDEVLQLSDRMAIMYEGQFMGVVKPEEVTEEQIGLMMGGVKA; the protein is encoded by the coding sequence ATGGAAGAAAAAACGCCGATACTTGAGATGAGGGACATCGTCAAGGTTTATCCCGACGGCACTAAAGCCCTTCACGGGGTTACCGTTCAGGTTTATGAGGGCGAGATACTTGGTCTCCTCGGTGAGAACGGTGCTGGAAAAACGACTCTTATGAAGATCCTCTTTGGAATGCTCAAACCAACAAATGGTAAAATCTTTCTCAGGGGGAAAGAGGTTCGGTTTAAAAGCCCCGCCGACGCCATAGCGAACGGTATCGGCATGGTTCACCAGCATTTCACGCTCGTTGATGTTTTTACGGCCCTAGAGAACATTATCCTAGGTATGGAGGGTCACGGCTTATTCTCCAAGATAGACCTAGAAAAAGCGCGTGGAGAGATCAAGGCCCTCATGGACGAGCTGAACTTTCAGGTCCCCCTCGATGTCCCAGTGGAGAACCTCCCCGTCGGCGTTCAGCAGAGGGTCGAGATACTGAAGATGCTCTACCGAAACGTGGACATACTGATCCTCGACGAGCCCACGGCTGTTCTAACGCCAATAGAGGTCAAGGAGCTCTTCGCTGTTCTAAGGAAGCTAAAGGCCCAGGGCAAGACTATAATCTTCATCAGCCACAAGCTCAATGAGGTCATGGAGATAACGGACCGCGTCACAGTTATAAGAAAGGGCAAGGTGATCGGGACTGTTAAGACGAGCGAGGCAACTCCTCAGCTTCTAGCGAGAATGATGGTCGGCAGGGACGTAGTCCTTAGAATACAAAAGCCTCCAAAGGAGCCTGGAAACACGGTTCTTAAAGTTGAGAACCTGTGGGTCAAGGGCGATCGCGGAGAGGAAGCCGTAAGGGGAGTTTCCTTTGAGGTCAGAGCGGGGGAGATATTTGGAATAGCGGGTGTTGAAGGCAACGGTCAGAGCGAACTGATAGAGGCCATATCTGGCCTTAGGAGAGTCGAAAAGGGTAGGATATACCTCAATGGAGTCGACATAACCGGCAAAAGTCCCAGGGATCTCTACGACATGGGTTTTGCACACATACCGGAGGATAGAACCCACATGGGGCTCGTAATCGAGATGAGCGTAATGGAGAACTCGATTCTCGGAATGCACTGGAGAAAGGAGTTCTCACGTGGCTTTGGGCTTATAGACTGGGGCAGGGTCAAGAAACACGCTAGTGAGCTTATAGAGGAGTTTGAGATAAGTGCCCCTGGTGTGAATGCACCAGCGAAGAGCTTAAGCGGTGGAAACCAGCAGAAACTCATCGTTGCCAGAGAAGTCAGCAAAAAGCCAGAGTTTATAATCGCGGCACAGCCTACAAGAGGCGTTGATGTGGCTTCAACCGAGTACATCAGGAACTACCTCGTGAAGCTCAGAAACGAGAACAAGGCGGTTCTCCTCGTCTCGGCTGATCTCGACGAGGTTCTCCAGCTGAGCGACAGGATGGCAATCATGTACGAGGGGCAATTTATGGGGGTTGTTAAGCCCGAGGAAGTTACCGAGGAGCAGATCGGCCTTATGATGGGAGGTGTGAAAGCATGA
- a CDS encoding ABC transporter permease encodes MNVKGYWKPLAESILAILIGAVIGAIVLWLSGYSASSAYYWLIVGSLGSLDGIAETLAKSAPIMLTAITFALGARTGLFNIGAEGSVYFGAIAAIITTQYIPNPLIGLLAGLIVGALWLLPAAILKVYRGVHEVISTIMLNWIALYLVSWLAVSVYYNPRDPNSTLSIPPSARLPLLMEGTSLSLAFIIAVFTAIIVYVIMWHMKLGYELRVSGQNPRAAEYGGISPKKATIWSFLLGGMTAGLAGAGIVMGTPPSYAITQGLANIQNYGFDGIGVALVGRNHPLGIIFSGILFGALSAGATAMQQHAHVPLEMIKVIEGIIIIAVAVPGLYDLTTRWFRRERA; translated from the coding sequence ATGAACGTCAAAGGGTACTGGAAGCCCCTGGCAGAGAGTATCCTGGCAATCCTGATAGGGGCAGTGATAGGGGCCATAGTCCTCTGGCTAAGCGGATACAGCGCCAGTTCTGCGTACTACTGGCTTATAGTTGGCTCCCTCGGTTCTCTCGACGGCATAGCCGAAACCCTGGCAAAGTCCGCCCCGATAATGCTCACGGCCATAACGTTCGCGCTGGGCGCAAGAACGGGTCTTTTCAACATCGGTGCAGAGGGATCCGTTTACTTTGGGGCAATCGCTGCGATAATAACAACGCAGTACATTCCCAACCCACTCATTGGGCTCCTGGCGGGTCTGATAGTCGGCGCGCTCTGGCTCCTCCCTGCCGCGATCCTCAAGGTTTATCGGGGGGTCCACGAGGTCATATCGACAATAATGCTCAACTGGATAGCCCTCTATCTCGTCAGCTGGCTGGCTGTAAGCGTCTACTACAATCCGAGGGATCCGAACAGTACCCTCTCGATTCCCCCGAGCGCTAGGCTCCCGCTCTTAATGGAGGGCACGAGCCTTTCCCTCGCCTTCATAATAGCCGTATTCACCGCTATCATTGTGTATGTGATAATGTGGCACATGAAGCTGGGCTACGAACTCAGGGTAAGCGGACAGAACCCGAGGGCCGCCGAATACGGCGGAATCAGTCCAAAGAAGGCTACGATATGGTCTTTCCTGCTCGGGGGTATGACCGCGGGTCTGGCAGGGGCCGGGATTGTGATGGGAACACCTCCGAGCTACGCTATAACCCAGGGATTGGCCAACATCCAGAACTACGGCTTTGATGGAATAGGCGTGGCCCTCGTGGGCAGGAATCATCCACTTGGGATAATATTCTCTGGAATCCTCTTCGGTGCATTGAGCGCCGGAGCGACCGCAATGCAGCAGCATGCCCACGTTCCACTCGAGATGATCAAGGTCATTGAGGGAATAATCATCATTGCCGTGGCGGTTCCTGGTCTCTACGACCTGACAACCAGGTGGTTCCGGAGGGAGAGGGCATGA
- a CDS encoding ABC transporter permease, with translation MNETMIISLVLGSLSAMVPIALVSIGATISERAGVVNIGYEGILMFSAFFGTMIAEWAGNGWVGLLGGALVGLLLGALHGFLTVYLKGDHVIPGIGLNLLGYGSVAFGIMAYWGTAGQHQVPDTVKVEPLWRDAFGNSLSPMVVITIAIAIVSWWVLFKTPFGLRIRSVGENPEAADALGINVELYRFTAVLIASALAGVGGAYLSVDWLGTVTKSIAAGRGFIGLANMVFSNWNPLVALGGAFLFGFFDNLSFYIQNNPWLAGTIPWQFIATLPYVVTLLVVAGIIGKAKPPKADGKPYKRE, from the coding sequence ATGAACGAGACGATGATAATAAGCCTCGTCCTTGGTTCCCTCTCAGCAATGGTTCCAATAGCACTGGTCAGCATAGGGGCGACGATAAGCGAGAGGGCTGGCGTGGTCAACATCGGATACGAGGGAATCCTGATGTTCTCGGCCTTCTTTGGAACGATGATAGCCGAGTGGGCCGGCAATGGATGGGTTGGACTCCTGGGAGGAGCGCTGGTTGGACTCCTCCTCGGTGCACTACATGGTTTCCTGACGGTCTACCTTAAGGGTGACCATGTCATTCCTGGAATCGGCCTGAACCTCTTAGGCTACGGTAGCGTGGCCTTCGGAATAATGGCCTATTGGGGAACGGCAGGACAGCATCAAGTTCCCGACACAGTCAAGGTCGAGCCGCTCTGGAGGGACGCATTCGGCAACTCACTGAGCCCAATGGTGGTGATAACCATAGCAATAGCCATCGTCTCCTGGTGGGTTCTGTTTAAGACCCCCTTTGGGTTGAGGATCCGCTCCGTTGGAGAGAATCCCGAAGCCGCCGACGCCCTGGGAATAAACGTTGAGCTGTACAGGTTCACAGCGGTTTTAATAGCCTCCGCCTTAGCGGGAGTGGGGGGAGCCTACCTCAGCGTGGACTGGCTCGGGACGGTTACCAAGAGCATAGCAGCCGGAAGGGGATTCATAGGACTGGCGAACATGGTGTTCAGCAACTGGAACCCGCTGGTAGCCCTTGGTGGGGCGTTCCTGTTCGGTTTCTTTGACAACCTGTCATTCTACATCCAGAACAATCCCTGGCTTGCTGGAACGATACCGTGGCAGTTCATAGCGACACTCCCCTACGTGGTTACTCTCCTGGTGGTCGCGGGAATAATAGGAAAGGCAAAACCGCCGAAGGCGGACGGAAAACCGTACAAGAGGGAGTGA